From a single Nicotiana tomentosiformis chromosome 2, ASM39032v3, whole genome shotgun sequence genomic region:
- the LOC138905149 gene encoding uncharacterized protein, translating into MKEYPDEPIILGRPFLATGRSLIDVHQGQLILRVDEERVIFDMQKILRFSGDESSSSCFSIDMISYLTDEFRDDKLTLDSMERCLAKSGTIQDDDPTIRRETGILERDSEDQEMQPEEVQPKIELKILPSYLKYAYSEKEHCPVIISSSLIVEQEERLIEVLKTHKGTLGWTIADIKWINPAVCTHRILVEDSYKPIVQPQRKLNPVMQEVVKKRLQNFWRQVSFILFQIVLGYKQIPIALEDEDKTTFTCPHGTYAYRRIPFGLCNTLLHFSVACDSLDAFETLQKKLSIAPVVVSHDWNQPFEAMCDASDIAVGAVLGRKKDKIFCPIYYASRTTNEAQLNYATTEKELLAVVFAFDKFRPYLIGTKVTVFTDHAALKYLLAKKDTRPRLLRWILLCKNLILR; encoded by the exons ATGAAGGAGTACCCTGATGAACCAATTATTTTGGGTAGACCATTTCTTGCTACAGGTAGATCACTTATAGATGTCCATCAAGGACAACTAATTCTAAGAGTTGATGAAGAAAGGGTCATTTTTGACATGCAAAAGATACTAAGATTTTCAGGAGATGAATCATCATCTTCATGCTTTTCAATTGACATGATTAGTTATCTTACAGATGAATTTAGAGATGATAAATTAACTCTAGACTCAATGGAAAGATGCTTGGCCAAATCAGGAACCATACAAGATGATGATCCCACCATCAGAAGAGAAACTGGAATATTGGAAAGAGATTCTGAGGATCAGGAGATGCAACCAGAAGAAGTTCAACCAAAAATCGAACTCAAAATTCTCCCATCTTATTTAAAATATGCATATAGTGAGAAAGAACATTGTCCAGTAATTATTTCATCTTCTTTGATTGTAGAACAAGAAGAAAGGTTAATTGAAGTCTTGAAAACACACAAAGGAACCTTAGGGTGGACTATAGCAGATATCAAATGGATTAATCCAGCTGTTTGTACTCACAGAATTCTCGTGGAGGATAGCTACAAGCCAATAGTCCAACCCCAAAGGAAATTGAATCCAGTAATGCAGGAAGTGGTAAAAAAGAGATTGCAAAACTTCTGGCGGCAAGTATCATTTATCCTATTTCAGATAGTCCTTGG GTATAAACAGATACCAATTGCACTAGAAGATGAAGATAAGACAACCTTCACATGTCCACATGGAACATATGCTTATAGGAGAAtaccatttggtttgtgcaatacACTGCTACATTTCAGCGTTGCAT GTGATAGCCTAGATGCATTTGAGACCCTTCAGAAAAAGTTATCAATTGCCCCTGTAGTTGTGTCACATGACTGGAATCAACCTTTTGAGGctatgtgtgatgctagtgatataGCAGTAGGAGCTGTTTTAGGCCGGAAAAAAGATAAGATTTTTTGTCCCATTTACTATGCTAGTAGAACAACGAATGAGGCTCAACTTAATTATGCCACAACAGAGAAAGAGTTACTAGCAGTAGTATTTGCATTTGATAAATTTCGTCCATATTTGATAGGAACTAAGGTCACAGTTTTCACTGATCATGCGGCTTTGAAATACCTCTTAGCAAAGAAGGATACTAGACCTAGATTGTTAAGATGGATTTTACTCTGCAAGAATTTGATCTTGAGATAA